A stretch of DNA from Spirosoma endbachense:
GTGCGCTGACGCTGACGAAAGTAGAGATAGGCAAATCCCAGAACAATTACGACTACGATCCCGGCCAAAGCCGCAATTAATAGCCATAAGTTCTGGCGTTGCCTTGCCTGCTCTAACTGGTCGATCCGGCGCTGTTTCTCGGCTAGCTTCTGCTTAGCTTCTGCCTGACGAAGTTTTAGTTCATAGTTTTCCAACAGCTCTTTAGCCTCAATCGACGAGAGCGAATCCTTTGTTTGCATGTACTTATCATACCAGGGAATCGCGCCTTTATAGTCACCCAACCCCATACTGGTATTGGCATATTCGCGGTAAATATTTCGAAATTCGGATAGGCCCACCTTGTGTTGCTTTGCCAACCCATAGGCTTTGTCGAGCAACGGCCTTGCCAGACTAAATTGCTTCATCTCGTTGTAGGTCTCTGCTTTTCCGGCTAATAAATGCAGCTCCTGAAGGGGGTTGTCCAGCTTACGATTCATCTGCAGTGCCCGCTGATAGTAGTAAAGTGATGAATCGAAGTGGGCTTGTTCTTTGTGCAGATTCGCCATGTTTCCGTACAGGCTTATCAAAAAATGCATGTCCCTGGTTGGATCGAGCAACGCCTTCGATTTCCGAAAGTAGACCAACGCCATATTCAGCTGGTTTTGTTTCATGTAAACGGTTGCCATGCTATGATAATCCAATGCCAGGTCCAGGTCGCTACTTTTTGCTATTAAATCGTACTTGAGTGCGCGACCGAAATAGTCTAATGCCTGCGGATAGAGCCTCTCACTTTCGTAAATAAGCCCTAGATTTTGGTAAAGAACCGATGCTTTCCGGCGGTTCTTATGGGCCAGCATGAACGGAGCCGCCTTTTCGAAGAACTTAATCGCTTCTTTGTTCCTGCCCTGGGATTTAGCCGACTGCGCCAGGGCAAAGTAGCATGTACTACGATACTGCTCAGACGTATCCCGTAACGCTTTTTTTAGCGCATCCCCGGCCAGTTTATAGGATTCATCATGGCGTCCTAGTAAGTCGAGCAGGTAGGCTATCAATCGAATACTTTCAAAATACCCCTTTGTGTACCCGATCTTATTCGCAAATACAGAAGCCTTCTGGTAATCGCGGAGGGCCACGGCGGGTTGCTGCAACTCAATCGCTTCTGCTTTTTTTAACAGAGCCATGATGTAGCTGGTATCGGAAGGGTTGGGCACCGACTGACCGAAACTAGTTACATGATCTAGAGTCAGGAAAAGGCTTACGATCAGAAGACATTTGACCAACATACGTATGGTTATTCAGCTAACATTGGATTGCAAATATAGAAGGCAGGTTGTTTACTGGGGTAAGCTGAAGCGGCTAAAGTCCGGGCTAACTATCGCTGACATCGCCAGCTTCCAGAGGTAGTAAAAATGGAAAATCTGTTAAAGAAGCAGTAAACTCATTCGTTGTTCTCCCGGCTATTGTTCGGGCATAAAAACGGTTCGATACGAACAGCCCTGTTTTAATCGGGATATTATTAAGCTGTTATGGCTGTTATACAACACTGCCAAGGTCCAAATCTATGGGGCATACTCCGGGAACAACTTCACCAACAAGACCAATAGCAGCATGACCACTAAAAACAAATGCTTAGTTTTACGTTGATGGATGCCCGTTCGTATCGATATCACCTTCCTCCCAAAGCAATAAAGTCCGATTGTCCTGCCTGTGGGCCCAGGCATCGTCGGACGCTGAGCCGTTATGTCGATCGGTTAACTGGTGAACCCTTGCCCGATATCTACGGACGATGCGATCGGGAAACCAACTGTGGTTATCATTTGAATCCCTACCACAAAGAAGCTTCCGGGCTGTCCTATTTTGAGCAGATGAAGGCCCGGAATAGTCTTAGCCCGTTACCAAAAATATGGTTTAAGCAGGCGGCTAAAAAGAAGTTTGAGGGCGAATCGAAGCAGAACATTGTTACCTGGCTTATTCAGCAACAGGGCGCTACCCTTGACCAGGCCGAACGAGTGGCGGCCTTCCTGTTCGATCAACCCGAAACACGCCCCATACCGCAGGTAACTTCTCAAACTCAACTCTGTACCATTCCTGAAGAGGTATTGGAGCAATCATTAACGAAGTACGAACGAAATCAGTTTGCCTGGCTTCTGCGTCGTCATTTTGGAGACCAGGTAGCTGATGATCTACTAAAACGGTTCAAGATTGGTACGTCATCCCGTTGGCCGGGAGCCTGTGTGTTCTGGTTCATTGATGAGCTAAACCGCATACGCGGGGGGCAGATCAAGCTCTTTGATGAAACGTTTCATACCGTCAAATATGTCATCAAAGAGGGCGAGAAACGCAGCCGAACGAGTTGGGTTCATTCGGCCTATGCCCGGCGCTGCGATCGGCAGAACCAGCCTTACCCGGCCTGGCTGACGGCTTATCTGGATGAGCGGAACCAGGTGCAGAAGTCGCCCTGTCTGTTTGGCTTACCGCAATTGCTGACAGCGCCCCTTCATCAGCCGGTAGCGATTGTCGAGGCACCCAAAACGGCTGTAATCTGTACACCGTATTTCCCCGGCTTTATCTGGCTGGCTGTTGGCGCGTTGTCCTATCTTAATGCGGAACGGCTGGCGCCCCTACGAGACCGAAAAATAGAATTATTTCCTGACCTCTCGCCAGACGGGAGTGCCTTTGAGCGTTGGAACCGGGTCGCGGGTGAACTTTTGGCTCAGGGCTTTCACATCACGGTATCCACTTATCTGGAAGACAATGCTACTGATGATGAAAAAATGGCTGGGGCTGACCTGGCGGATTTCCTGCTCGAACCGTGGCAGGGCGATACCCCTAACTGAATTCTTGTCGCAGAAATAAAAATCCCTGTCCAGCCAGTAGCCGAACAGGGATGAGAAAAGTTTTCATGATGTTATATCCAACTCTATAGAGTAGGCAATAATTGTGCCATAATGATTGGTGTAACTCGCTCATTGACAGATAAAAGAGGAAAGCTCTGTTTCGCGATAGCCACAAATGCCTTGGCTCACATTCCAGAGTTATCCACATACGCACTATAGTATGTGGATAACTCTGGAAAAGACTTACAGGAGGACTTTAGCTGATTCAGGTACGGTACTCTTTTAACCTGAAACCAGTTGTTTATTAGTATTTTACGCCCCAGGTGAGGAGAATCTACAGTATTTTGTTAAAACCAAGTGTGATGATCTGAGACAACTGTAGAACGCTGAAAAGGTAGACCAGTTCCTGAACGCCTATATTGGATCTTTTTGATATTTATACATTATTGCCCCTTGTAGGGCTGATTGTAGTTTTCTGGCTAGATCGTCCATATACAAAAAGCCCATTCGCTGTAGCGAGGTGTGGCCTTTGGTGTAAGAAATGAGAACGCTTTTCTCTGAAACTGATTCGTTTCCTTGATAACTAGTATCCAGAATCCGGCCAGTCAGTTTTACAATTCCCGTATTAACCGACAACTGCCCTTTAAATACATATCCTTTGCCAGCTAGTGTTGAATTGCTCTCCGAACGCATTAACAAAACGTCACCGTCGGCTGTAAAGGAAATATGCTGTGACCGCAACACTTCAGTAATGCTTTGGTAGGCATCCTTATCTGCCAGATTCGTAGATAAGACAATTGCATTGGCTCCCTTAAAAGGTCCTGACTGTGCCCATGAGCCGATCGAAATAGAGCAAACCAGTAAAGCAAGCCAGTGGCTTGATCGTAAATAGAAGAAGTGTTTCATAGAGTTGGGTTACTTGGATTAAAAGGTTACTCTTCAAAAGCTTTGGTACTTAAAATCAAGCCAACCGGGCAAACGATGCCGCGCTTTCCTGCTGGTTTTGAAGCTGTGCCAGTTTCGCCCGAATTCCCTGCACCCGTCGCCGGGCAACCATTACAGGACCATCATTGGCTAACATGAATTCTAATGACCGACCATCGAGTCTTTCTATTGACATAATATGACGATGATTGATCAAGGTGGATTTATTGGCTCTTAGAAAGCTGGGTAATTGCTTTTCAAACAGCTTTAGCGTCCAACTGGAAACAATGGGGTACTTTTCTCCAAGGCGATAAATTAATGTATAATTGCCATAGCCCTTACAATGCGTTATAAGTCCAATAGAAATTGGCTTAACGATTCCTGGAATTTTAATTGTCTGATCGGTTTGGTGTGTTTGCTTGTTCATGGATGGTAGTGAATGATAGGAAACTGAGTACTATTAACTAGTAATAAAGGTCCCGCTTATGGGAAACATGAGGAAGATAAGCTGATCATGGACAAGCTTAGCTTCAACATTCATAGTAACTGATTGACCAGTAATTGTATCGATTACTGAGCAAGTCTTTTTTTGAAAAAGTCAAATCCAGCATAGGCGTAAACTAAGACAGCGCTTGTTTTCAGCAGGGTTTCGACATGGTTGGTCGTATAAACTATTGTATTGCAATAGCTTAGGTATTGTGCTGGTGCGAAAAAGTACCCAAACAGACATATAGTGAAGCTTGTAGCTACACCCAGGATAATCAGTCTCTGTCGCATAAAACGGTTAATAGTTGAGGCTTAACTCATTTCTCTATGATGAGAGAAGGTAGGCTGGACAAAATTTCAATACACAAAATGTTTGCCAGTGGTTTTTACTCAAATGTGCCTGTGTTTGCCAATTCCATTGACAAACACATAAAAAATGTTGTGGAAAGCCAATCCAGCCCCATTAATTAGTACGTATATAGCATGAAATTCATGGTTTATCTATAGTTTATATGTATTGGTGACGGATTGTCAATTTGGGACTTGAGGAGTATTTTCTACACCGGCGACGAACTGTATCTACATACTAAAAATGTATAATTATTTAATTAGTCTAAATTAACGGGTAGTCCTATACGTTTTCGATTAAAATATCTATTTCCAATCAGCAAATCCGGAAAATCATAGCCCTATACGATAGCTAATTTTGTACCTGTTGATTGCTTTTTTGACCGCAGGTACAAGGGCTTAATTTGTTTTTACTGATGCTTGATCAGGTCCGTTAAGGCCGGGCTATACAATTACGTTACGACTCAAGCTGGAAAATCCAAAAGATCCAGGCGTCAATATAGTGTGTTTGTGTAAGTTTTTGATAATTAACCACTTGTATTGAGTGTAGTTTCTCCATAAGAAATTAGAATACCAAAACCCGCTGGTATTTAGGCTTGATGGCAAAAGCATTTAAATTGACTCTGGCTACATGGGCTGTCAACTGGTGTGAAGTGTAGTCAATTCAGCTTTTTATCTCCTTTTTGCTAATTGCCTGACCAACTGTTTTAGTTCGCGAATCTCTGCCTGCTGCTGCTGGCTGATTTTTTTCAATTGAATACTATACAAAGTCAACTCCTCGACCTTCTCTAATAGTTTGGCCTGCATCTTACCGATGTCGACGCCCTGTTTAACGACTTCTTCTGCCGATGGAACACCCGGCAAGTGCTTGTGTCGGTGAATATAGTGTGCTACTTCATTTAACGATTTTAACTTATAATCGGCAGCAAAGACTTTATCCGACCAGTCGGCCTCTGTCTTCACGGAGAATCGCCCGGCCTGAGCCAATACAAGCTGTCCTGACTTATTAACAGTCAGGACCTTCTCGGTTGTCGTTAGTTGAGCTGGGCTGTCGGCGGTTATTCGGCTTAAACGAACCCCTGATTCGTGGTCCGTTCCACTATTCACCTCCAGACGAGTTGTTGGCGCAGCGGTACCAATACCAACGTTGGCATCTTTACCCAGTGAAACCGCATTGCTGACAGCTACCTGCGCACCCGCACCTATGGCCGTAGCATTGTGCAGATTTTGGGCAATGGCGTCGGCATTAGCCCCTAAAAACGTATTGCGGGAACCGTTGGCATGATTGCCTGTATTATACCCGATATAAACGTTGTCGTCTGCATTAGCACTTCCCGGCCCGGCTCCATTGCCAACAAATGTATTATGGTTCCCCGTGCTATTGCCCTTTCCGGATGCAGTGCCAAAGAATGTGTTTCCTGTGCCGGTTGTAGTTGTATAACCGGCCTGATAACCAACAAACGTGTTGGAATCCGCTAGGGCATTATAGCCGGCCTGATAACCCAGGAAGGTGCTTTTCTGACCAGTCTGATTCTTGTAGCCTGCCTTGGAACCGAGCATTACATTGCCTGGAACAATATTGTTGTAACCTGCCGAATCACCAATCAGTACATTATAATTCGAATTGTTGGTATATCCTTTGTAGCCCGCAGATGCGCCCATATAGATGTTGTAAGAACCTTTTGACCGCTCAAGGTCTGAACCAAGCCCACCACCAAAACCAGCATTGACACCAATGGCTATATTTTGATTACCGCTTAACGAGTATCCCGCATAGTACCCCAGGTAAGTGTTCTCGTTACCCGTTGTGCGTAAGCCAGCAACGGCACCGATAAGCGTATTGGCAGCACCTCCATTGAGCGTACCTGCGTTTTGCCCAATGAACACATTGTTTCTTGCCGATGAAACCTGAGCGCCAGCCGCTGAACCAATATAGGTGTTGTTTGAGCCTGGTGTAGCTGATAAGGGTGCCGCAATGATTAAATTATTTTGCGCCCGAATACCGCCAGAAATGATCAGGCTTAGACTTGCAGCGAAGAGGCTACCGTAAAGGTGTTTCATGAAGTGTTGACAGAATGTGGGAAGAAAGATAAGCTAACTGCAAAATAGCTAACCGAACCGCTTCTGCCAAGTAGTAGTATCTTAATTGACCGATAAATTATGATTACTGGAAAGTGGTTACAATTAATAAGGGCATCTGACTGATTTTTACAAGCCTGATTTTCCAGTGGCCTTAGCGAAGCAGACTAATCGATCCTTGTTTCTGACCGGGTTTCACAACATGATGCTGGCTCAATCGATATTGAATTCGCCATGTATAGACGCCTATCTGGCAAATGGCACCCTGGAAATAACCATCCCATTGAAAAGGCGCCTTGCTGGTTGTAAAAATTAGCTCGCCCCACCGATTAAAAATAGAGAGCGATGTGATCATAATATCACCACAACCATATGCTAAAAAAACATCGTTCAATCCGTCACCATTGGGCGTAAACAAATCAGGGGTGTATAAAACACAGTCGCATGCACCGTAGGAAATCTCGATAGAGTCTGTAACCGTCGCGCACTCATTCTGAACGGTTGCGAAAAAGATTCCAGAGTTATTTACGGTCCTTTCCGGTGTTAGAAATTGGTCTTGCCAGGCAAATTGGCCGTTGACAGCAATGGGTTTAATGGTGAACTGTTGAGCACCACAGAGCTCTTTGTCTGGCCCTAAATCTAACTGTGGCGGTTCGATGTAGCGAACCCGAATGCTATCCGTAACGATGCAGCTTGCCTGCGTAACCCGAACACTATACTGGCCCGCCTGCGTGACCAGAAATGTATTCTGCGAAGAACCATCCTGCCAATAATCTTTGGAAGCTGAATTCTGGGGAACTTTCAGCGTAAGTGTTTGGCCATTGCAAAGGGTAGTATCGGGCCCCAGATCAAAATCAAGGTTATAGTCAATCGAAATGGTATCGTGCAGAATTTTACAGGCTGTGGTTACTTTAACGAAGTAGGTTCCCGGCTTTTTCACTAACAGTGTAGGCTGGGTGCTGCCATCGTTCCAAAGATAATCGGTAGCACCGGGCGTTTGGGCATTGAGCCGATAAGTGCTGTTTTTGCCGCATAAAGTTGTATCTCTGCCTAAATCAAGCTTGATCGGTACAAGCAGAATATCATCAATGAAAAGGTAATAAAAGCCTAGTAAAGGCGGTTCTTTGTAGAAGCTTCCAATGGTTGCATATTGTTCTCCTCCTCGCGCGCTGATAGTGCCTGATACTTGCTGCCACTTCAAGGCTGGGGTGCTGGTTGTAAGGTGACTATCAATAAATTGCGGATTGACACTCAATAAATCGGTTGTTGCAGTTTGAGTAGGCTGAGCAGAAAAATAAGCTCCGAGTGTCTGGGCAAGAAACTTACTTGGTGTTTCCAGGGCAACGTACATCTCAAAGTAATAACACTCATTGGCGATTAATGGCTTCAGGAGTGGTACCGACATGTATTCAGACCAGCCCCGATCTAAAAACAGATGCCCTAACCCGTTGCCTGTATGAGGTGGTAAGGCCATCTGTCCAGTCTGAAAACACTCATGATAAAAATCGGGGGTTGCTCTGGTAGGATTAAACCAGGGAATTGCTTCGGAAAGAAGATTGTCCTGGCGGGGGCAGTTTCTATAACTTTCAAAGCTTCCATTTGGAATAAGATTTTGCCCCATAGCATTTGTAGTGATAAAGGCTAGGGATAAGACCAACATCCAAACAGGTTTTCCTTTCATATCTTGTGTAAACTATACCTAGTCCTGAATGGATATCTTTAAAT
This window harbors:
- a CDS encoding tetratricopeptide repeat-containing sensor histidine kinase produces the protein MALLKKAEAIELQQPAVALRDYQKASVFANKIGYTKGYFESIRLIAYLLDLLGRHDESYKLAGDALKKALRDTSEQYRSTCYFALAQSAKSQGRNKEAIKFFEKAAPFMLAHKNRRKASVLYQNLGLIYESERLYPQALDYFGRALKYDLIAKSSDLDLALDYHSMATVYMKQNQLNMALVYFRKSKALLDPTRDMHFLISLYGNMANLHKEQAHFDSSLYYYQRALQMNRKLDNPLQELHLLAGKAETYNEMKQFSLARPLLDKAYGLAKQHKVGLSEFRNIYREYANTSMGLGDYKGAIPWYDKYMQTKDSLSSIEAKELLENYELKLRQAEAKQKLAEKQRRIDQLEQARQRQNLWLLIAALAGIVVVIVLGFAYLYFRQRQRTAANALLAAERAHALAVAQSELQGQQKERLRISKEMHDDLGASLTAIGLLSEVIKTRMGPNTTPEIEKISSISSDMVTSMNEIIWSLNTKNDNLNGLIAYIRSYASEFFDNTNLLLQAQVNESPQEIIIRGGDRRNIFLTVKEALNNVVKHAQATQVSLIIRPEADQLVIEVIDNGQGFVQNERTRFRNGLGNMKNRMSESGGSFAIKSSPEGTCVQIMYPY
- a CDS encoding DUF6371 domain-containing protein, translated to MLSFTLMDARSYRYHLPPKAIKSDCPACGPRHRRTLSRYVDRLTGEPLPDIYGRCDRETNCGYHLNPYHKEASGLSYFEQMKARNSLSPLPKIWFKQAAKKKFEGESKQNIVTWLIQQQGATLDQAERVAAFLFDQPETRPIPQVTSQTQLCTIPEEVLEQSLTKYERNQFAWLLRRHFGDQVADDLLKRFKIGTSSRWPGACVFWFIDELNRIRGGQIKLFDETFHTVKYVIKEGEKRSRTSWVHSAYARRCDRQNQPYPAWLTAYLDERNQVQKSPCLFGLPQLLTAPLHQPVAIVEAPKTAVICTPYFPGFIWLAVGALSYLNAERLAPLRDRKIELFPDLSPDGSAFERWNRVAGELLAQGFHITVSTYLEDNATDDEKMAGADLADFLLEPWQGDTPN
- a CDS encoding LytTR family DNA-binding domain-containing protein produces the protein MNKQTHQTDQTIKIPGIVKPISIGLITHCKGYGNYTLIYRLGEKYPIVSSWTLKLFEKQLPSFLRANKSTLINHRHIMSIERLDGRSLEFMLANDGPVMVARRRVQGIRAKLAQLQNQQESAASFARLA
- a CDS encoding T9SS type B sorting domain-containing protein, whose protein sequence is MGQNLIPNGSFESYRNCPRQDNLLSEAIPWFNPTRATPDFYHECFQTGQMALPPHTGNGLGHLFLDRGWSEYMSVPLLKPLIANECYYFEMYVALETPSKFLAQTLGAYFSAQPTQTATTDLLSVNPQFIDSHLTTSTPALKWQQVSGTISARGGEQYATIGSFYKEPPLLGFYYLFIDDILLVPIKLDLGRDTTLCGKNSTYRLNAQTPGATDYLWNDGSTQPTLLVKKPGTYFVKVTTACKILHDTISIDYNLDFDLGPDTTLCNGQTLTLKVPQNSASKDYWQDGSSQNTFLVTQAGQYSVRVTQASCIVTDSIRVRYIEPPQLDLGPDKELCGAQQFTIKPIAVNGQFAWQDQFLTPERTVNNSGIFFATVQNECATVTDSIEISYGACDCVLYTPDLFTPNGDGLNDVFLAYGCGDIMITSLSIFNRWGELIFTTSKAPFQWDGYFQGAICQIGVYTWRIQYRLSQHHVVKPGQKQGSISLLR